A genomic segment from Shumkonia mesophila encodes:
- a CDS encoding LacI family DNA-binding transcriptional regulator — MTIKDVAEECGLALSTVSNALANKSNVTEEKRQLVLDAANRLGYRASTIAQGLRLNRSLAIGVVVADVVNLSVIDHLRGINDVTTSENFSVILCITDGLQTRQIKLMQTLRDRHVDGMVLISQYCQSPEIRALLADIPFVLMHRRSSDFPDPYIGNDNRHSVEVAIRHLVDLGHRRIAFVQGPPESSTAQERLHAYWEMVQRYGLERDSSLAIANDYGSEAGRVAAATIFAIQPRPTAILASNDMNAIGIMEVAQERRIRVPEDVSLVGNDDIPFAAFSGVNLTTTRPPRRKMGMQAATMLLRMIEGNDVAAQAHIFYSELIVRGSTGPAPRERGKKQGGPVVAKPKKVQKPE, encoded by the coding sequence GTGACGATCAAGGACGTAGCGGAAGAATGTGGCCTCGCGTTGTCCACGGTTTCCAATGCCCTGGCCAACAAGAGCAACGTCACGGAGGAGAAGCGCCAGCTGGTGCTCGATGCTGCCAACCGCCTCGGCTATCGCGCCTCTACGATCGCCCAGGGGCTCAGGCTGAACCGGAGCCTGGCAATCGGCGTGGTCGTTGCCGACGTAGTCAACCTCTCCGTTATCGATCACCTGCGCGGCATCAACGACGTCACGACGAGCGAGAATTTCAGTGTAATCCTGTGCATCACGGATGGACTGCAGACCCGCCAGATCAAGCTCATGCAGACACTTCGCGACCGCCATGTGGATGGCATGGTGCTCATTTCTCAATACTGCCAATCGCCCGAGATCCGCGCATTGCTTGCAGATATTCCGTTCGTCCTGATGCATCGCCGCTCTAGTGACTTTCCCGACCCCTATATTGGGAACGACAACCGCCACTCTGTCGAAGTAGCGATTCGGCACCTAGTGGATCTTGGCCACCGCCGCATCGCCTTCGTGCAGGGCCCCCCCGAATCAAGCACGGCGCAGGAACGGCTGCATGCCTATTGGGAAATGGTTCAACGGTATGGTCTCGAAAGGGATAGCTCGCTTGCCATCGCCAACGACTACGGCAGCGAGGCGGGCCGTGTGGCAGCCGCGACAATCTTCGCCATACAGCCACGCCCGACGGCAATCCTGGCCAGCAACGATATGAATGCCATTGGCATCATGGAGGTTGCACAGGAACGGCGCATCCGTGTTCCGGAAGACGTTTCGCTTGTCGGCAACGACGACATTCCGTTTGCCGCCTTTTCTGGTGTCAACTTGACGACCACAAGGCCGCCCCGGCGCAAGATGGGTATGCAAGCCGCAACGATGCTGCTGCGCATGATCGAGGGCAACGACGTGGCGGCCCAGGCGCACATATTCTATAGCGAACTGATCGTGCGGGGATCGACTGGGCCGGCGCCGCGCGAGCGGGGCAAGAAGCAAGGAGGTCCGGTGGTGGCGAAGCCGAAAAAAGTCCAGAAGCCGGAATGA
- a CDS encoding ABC transporter substrate-binding protein has protein sequence MMSRLLNCLLSAAVVTCCSAAAYAEDIEVLHYWTSGGESKAVAVLKQMIEKQGYTWKDSAVAGGGGANAMTVLKSRVVAGTPPAAVQMRGPVVQEWARMGVLAPIDAVTGNWAKELAPDVNAALMEGGHYYAAPHWIHRTNWLWINKIALDKVGGSPPTNWDEFFALADRLKAAGYVAIAHGETPYEDGYLFQNTVLSMGADFFRKAILEHDQATLTSPTMVRVFDILRKMQDYFDSGQTGRAWNMSVRMLITDKAGMFFMGDWAKGEFSAANKKPNQDYVCANVPGTAGYFAYIVDGFVFFRQNGGDATKGQLAMAADILNPAYQKVAAAYKGAIPANITVPVDGFDACAQKSAADLKAASSSNTLVASMNQGVDEARLGAIIEVVNKFMNSDQDSESAVKALAAASKAM, from the coding sequence ATGATGTCAAGACTCTTAAACTGTCTGTTATCCGCTGCAGTCGTCACGTGCTGTTCAGCCGCCGCTTATGCTGAGGACATCGAGGTTCTGCACTATTGGACTTCCGGCGGCGAATCCAAGGCAGTCGCTGTCCTGAAGCAGATGATTGAGAAGCAGGGCTATACTTGGAAGGATTCCGCCGTTGCCGGCGGCGGCGGCGCCAACGCGATGACCGTGCTGAAATCGCGCGTAGTGGCGGGCACTCCGCCCGCCGCAGTACAGATGCGTGGGCCGGTGGTGCAGGAATGGGCGAGGATGGGCGTGCTCGCTCCCATAGACGCTGTCACCGGCAATTGGGCCAAGGAACTGGCGCCGGACGTCAACGCCGCGTTGATGGAGGGCGGCCACTATTACGCGGCGCCGCACTGGATCCACCGCACCAACTGGCTGTGGATCAACAAGATAGCCCTCGACAAGGTTGGCGGCAGTCCGCCAACCAACTGGGACGAGTTCTTCGCGCTCGCCGACAGGCTAAAGGCTGCCGGATATGTCGCCATCGCGCATGGTGAGACCCCCTACGAGGACGGCTACCTGTTCCAGAACACCGTGCTGTCGATGGGGGCCGACTTCTTCCGGAAGGCCATCCTGGAGCACGACCAGGCGACGCTGACCTCTCCCACGATGGTCCGGGTCTTTGACATCCTGCGGAAGATGCAAGATTATTTCGACAGCGGGCAGACGGGCCGCGCGTGGAATATGTCGGTCCGCATGCTGATCACGGACAAGGCCGGCATGTTCTTCATGGGAGACTGGGCGAAGGGAGAATTCTCGGCCGCCAACAAGAAACCGAACCAGGACTATGTCTGCGCCAATGTTCCCGGAACGGCCGGTTACTTCGCCTACATCGTCGACGGCTTTGTGTTCTTCCGCCAGAACGGCGGTGATGCCACCAAGGGCCAGCTCGCCATGGCGGCAGACATCCTCAACCCGGCCTATCAGAAGGTCGCTGCGGCCTATAAGGGCGCCATCCCGGCCAATATCACGGTACCGGTCGACGGCTTCGACGCCTGCGCTCAGAAGTCCGCTGCGGACCTGAAGGCAGCGTCGAGCAGCAACACCCTCGTGGCGTCCATGAACCAGGGTGTCGACGAGGCGCGGCTCGGTGCCATTATCGAGGTCGTCAACAAATTCATGAACTCGGATCAGGACTCCGAAAGCGCAGTCAAGGCCCTGGCCGCTGCGTCCAAGGCTATGTAG